In Shinella sp. XGS7, a single genomic region encodes these proteins:
- a CDS encoding zinc-dependent metalloprotease, with translation MRGARHTLLARAAGLALLGAGLGLAQPALAQTPPPGAAAAAQAPLKPFDEIVKGASASTGFFTLWRREDKVWLEIPEAALDKPFLLTVNYANSIGERGLYASQMGPSWLASFRRVGRQVQLIALNEKFRAQSEGGAQKLAVAQAFSPSLLASGPQVSALHEKRQSFLLDASLLLADIPGLSTRLEAAYRLPYAPDRANSSIVAQRADAGLATLTARLHFATPRIPAPPLAPGAPPQQLPQAVPDPRSFFLDVVYSFAALPEQSMATRPADPRLGHFTESFTDLGGDLKANPRVHHIKRWRLEKQDPTAALSEPVKPITFWLDKNIPVKYRPVVEEAILEWNKAFEKIGFRNALVVKQQPDEADWDNMDAGHASVRWFLGADVGFNIGPSRADPRTGEIIDADIGLSDAFGRGARRLRVEDIAQSPAREARLAALTAPWRGEAEALCEDGVLAAEEMTFALELLEAREDLAPDSPEVEAFVRSTLKGTMMHEVGHTLGLKHNFKASAGLSLAQLSSKAFTDAHSIANSVMEYVPVNLALKGEPQGGFHRSALGPYDYWAIEYAYKPLTPGREREELAAIAARSTEPALAYGDDADAGTGGIYDGMDPFINRFDLGDDPLAYYKKRLKLSQELWARVQARGPRADEDPLRQRRSLLAGFAQLATVAELSAKYVGGMHTLRDLPGTTGRPSFRPVEPALQRQALRFIAEGLLASDSFRFEPRFLAGLSPDYNEWGRGGLLSIPAAVARVQQAALNRLMSPATASRLLDQDAYLSPAERRLQPGLGEVYGSLQGAIWSELSRGGEIDALRRALQREHLRRLQALLTRGGGGLPAEAGALLRHHAQGLERQLVQASARGGLSVETRAHLADSLSTLRAALRATMQRA, from the coding sequence ATGCGCGGCGCCCGTCACACCCTGCTGGCGCGGGCCGCCGGTCTGGCCCTGCTGGGCGCGGGCCTGGGCCTGGCCCAGCCCGCCCTGGCCCAGACCCCGCCGCCCGGCGCGGCCGCCGCCGCCCAGGCGCCGCTCAAGCCCTTTGACGAGATCGTCAAGGGCGCCAGCGCCAGCACGGGCTTCTTCACCCTCTGGCGCCGCGAGGACAAGGTCTGGCTCGAGATCCCCGAGGCCGCGCTGGACAAGCCTTTTCTGCTCACGGTCAACTACGCCAACTCCATCGGCGAGCGCGGGCTCTACGCCAGCCAGATGGGCCCGAGCTGGCTGGCGAGCTTTCGCCGCGTCGGCCGCCAGGTGCAGCTGATCGCGCTGAACGAGAAGTTCCGCGCCCAGTCCGAGGGCGGCGCCCAGAAGCTGGCCGTGGCCCAGGCCTTCTCGCCCAGCCTGCTGGCCTCGGGTCCGCAGGTCAGCGCCTTGCACGAGAAGCGCCAGTCCTTCCTGCTGGACGCCAGCCTGCTGCTGGCCGACATCCCGGGCCTGTCCACGCGTCTGGAGGCGGCCTACCGCCTGCCCTATGCGCCGGACCGCGCCAATTCCAGCATCGTGGCCCAGCGCGCCGACGCGGGCCTGGCCACGCTGACCGCGCGCCTGCACTTCGCCACGCCGCGCATTCCCGCGCCGCCGCTGGCGCCCGGCGCGCCGCCCCAGCAGCTGCCCCAGGCCGTGCCGGACCCGCGCAGCTTCTTCCTCGACGTGGTCTACAGCTTCGCGGCCCTGCCCGAGCAGTCCATGGCCACGCGCCCGGCCGATCCGCGCCTGGGCCATTTCACCGAGTCCTTCACCGATCTGGGCGGCGACCTCAAGGCCAATCCGCGCGTCCACCACATCAAGCGCTGGCGCCTGGAGAAGCAGGACCCGACGGCAGCGCTCTCGGAGCCCGTCAAGCCCATCACCTTCTGGCTGGACAAGAACATCCCGGTGAAATACCGCCCGGTGGTGGAAGAGGCCATCCTGGAGTGGAACAAGGCCTTCGAGAAGATCGGCTTCAGGAATGCCCTGGTCGTGAAGCAGCAGCCCGATGAGGCCGACTGGGACAATATGGACGCCGGCCACGCCTCGGTCCGCTGGTTCCTGGGCGCCGATGTAGGCTTCAATATCGGCCCCAGCCGCGCCGACCCGCGCACCGGCGAGATCATCGACGCCGACATCGGCCTGTCCGACGCCTTCGGTCGCGGCGCCCGCCGCCTGCGCGTGGAAGACATCGCCCAGAGCCCCGCCAGGGAGGCCCGTCTGGCCGCGCTCACCGCGCCCTGGCGCGGCGAGGCCGAGGCCCTGTGCGAAGACGGCGTCCTGGCCGCCGAGGAAATGACCTTCGCGCTGGAGCTGCTGGAAGCCCGTGAAGACCTGGCCCCCGACAGCCCCGAGGTGGAGGCTTTTGTGCGCTCCACCCTCAAGGGCACGATGATGCATGAGGTGGGTCACACCCTGGGCCTGAAGCACAACTTCAAGGCCTCGGCCGGCCTGAGCCTGGCCCAGCTCTCCAGCAAGGCCTTCACCGACGCGCACAGCATCGCCAACTCGGTGATGGAGTATGTGCCGGTGAACCTGGCGCTCAAGGGCGAGCCGCAGGGCGGCTTCCACCGCTCGGCCCTGGGCCCTTACGACTACTGGGCCATCGAGTACGCCTACAAGCCCCTGACGCCGGGGCGCGAGCGCGAGGAGCTGGCGGCCATTGCCGCGCGCAGCACCGAGCCTGCCCTGGCCTATGGCGACGATGCCGATGCGGGCACGGGCGGGATCTATGACGGCATGGACCCCTTCATCAACCGCTTCGACCTGGGCGACGATCCCCTGGCCTACTACAAGAAGCGGCTCAAGCTCTCGCAGGAGCTGTGGGCGCGGGTGCAGGCCCGCGGTCCGCGCGCCGATGAAGACCCGCTGCGCCAGCGCCGCTCCCTGCTGGCTGGCTTTGCCCAGTTGGCCACCGTGGCCGAGCTGAGCGCCAAGTATGTGGGCGGCATGCACACCCTGCGCGATCTGCCCGGCACCACCGGCCGGCCCAGTTTCCGCCCGGTGGAGCCGGCCCTGCAGCGCCAGGCCCTGCGCTTCATCGCCGAGGGTCTGCTGGCCAGCGACAGCTTCCGCTTCGAGCCGCGCTTCCTGGCCGGGCTGAGCCCGGACTACAACGAGTGGGGCCGGGGCGGGCTGCTGAGCATCCCGGCCGCCGTGGCCCGGGTGCAGCAGGCGGCGCTCAACCGCCTGATGAGCCCGGCCACCGCCAGCCGCCTGCTCGATCAGGACGCTTATCTGAGTCCGGCCGAGCGGCGTCTGCAGCCCGGTCTGGGCGAGGTCTATGGCAGCCTGCAGGGCGCCATCTGGAGCGAGCTGAGCCGCGGCGGCGAGATCGATGCGCTGCGCCGCGCGCTGCAGCGCGAGCATCTGCGGCGCCTGCAGGCCCTGCTCACGCGGGGCGGCGGCGGTCTGCCGGCCGAGGCCGGGGCCTTGCTGCGCCACCATGCCCAGGGCCTGGAGCGCCAGCTGGTGCAGGCCAGCGCGCGCGGCGGGCTGTCGGTGGAGACCCGCGCCCATCTGGCCGACAGCCTCTCCACCCTGCGTGCGGCCCTGCGGGCCACCATGCAGCGCGCCTGA
- a CDS encoding AI-2E family transporter, translating into MSQRPSTPSLRGGRSPRPASHPATPPPASAHREASDSHPALRDKSFVLLLVAVSLAFGWILLPLYGALLWGTAMALVFAPLNRRLLQRLGPQRQNLAALSTVLIILVLVILPLILVGLSLAQEAAALYARSKSGEFSFSTYVQQLYDALPLWLTQLLDRAGLSNLSLLQQKLVAALNQGSQMLASKALGFGQDTFDFLVSFVISLYLLFFLLRDGEALLTLLRRALPLDDRHKGALGEKFATVIRATVKGNIAVAAVQGALGGLAFWFLDVHAPVLWAVMMAFLSLLPAVGAGLVWLPVALYFLATGAVGSGIALIAYGVLVIGLVDNLLRPLLVGKDTKMPDYLVLISTLGGMAVFGLNGFVIGPLIAAMFIAMWGIVATERDRPAAQPPKR; encoded by the coding sequence ATGTCACAGCGCCCCTCCACTCCCTCCCTGCGCGGCGGCCGGTCGCCGCGACCTGCTTCGCACCCGGCCACGCCGCCCCCGGCGAGCGCCCACCGCGAGGCCAGCGACAGCCACCCCGCCCTGCGCGACAAGAGCTTTGTGCTGCTGCTGGTGGCGGTGAGCCTGGCCTTCGGCTGGATCCTGCTGCCGCTCTACGGCGCCCTGCTCTGGGGCACGGCCATGGCCCTGGTCTTCGCGCCGCTGAACCGCCGGCTGCTGCAGCGCCTGGGCCCGCAGCGTCAGAACCTGGCGGCACTGAGCACGGTGCTCATCATCCTGGTCCTGGTGATCCTGCCCCTGATCCTGGTGGGCCTGTCCCTGGCCCAGGAGGCGGCGGCGCTCTATGCGCGCAGCAAGTCGGGCGAGTTCAGCTTCAGCACCTATGTGCAGCAGCTCTATGACGCCCTGCCCCTGTGGCTGACCCAGCTGCTGGACCGCGCCGGCCTGAGCAATCTGAGCCTGCTGCAGCAGAAGCTGGTGGCGGCGCTGAACCAGGGCAGCCAGATGCTGGCGAGCAAGGCCCTGGGCTTTGGCCAGGACACCTTCGACTTCCTGGTCAGCTTCGTCATCAGCCTCTACCTGCTCTTCTTCCTGCTGCGCGACGGAGAGGCCCTGCTGACCCTGCTGCGCCGCGCCCTGCCCCTGGACGACCGACACAAGGGTGCGCTGGGCGAGAAGTTCGCCACCGTGATCCGCGCCACCGTCAAGGGCAATATCGCCGTGGCCGCGGTGCAGGGCGCGCTGGGCGGCCTGGCCTTCTGGTTCCTGGACGTGCACGCGCCCGTGCTGTGGGCGGTGATGATGGCCTTTCTGTCCCTGCTGCCCGCGGTGGGTGCGGGCCTGGTCTGGCTGCCGGTGGCGCTGTACTTCCTGGCCACCGGGGCCGTGGGCTCGGGCATCGCCCTGATCGCCTACGGCGTGCTGGTGATCGGTCTGGTGGACAACCTGCTGCGCCCCCTGCTGGTGGGCAAGGACACCAAGATGCCCGACTACCTGGTGCTGATCTCCACGCTGGGCGGCATGGCCGTGTTCGGCCTCAATGGTTTTGTGATCGGCCCGCTGATCGCGGCCATGTTCATCGCCATGTGGGGCATCGTGGCCACCGAGCGGGACCGCCCGGCGGCACAGCCGCCCAAGCGCTGA
- a CDS encoding PEP-CTERM sorting domain-containing protein yields the protein MTRSIPQSLRRLGAGTVLLLAALQAQASLYTLSGSIDRTFSPISSVDHKQYLNKPLSGSFELDSSRVDASLDEQLLALDAFSFSLIGQTFSGGAADGFSAVYNFGVLVGLRGEANGYPKFELSENDPRDGGRRFSLFDDVKYLSGSYRIESGNTPVSEPASLGLGLAALGALAWSRRQRRALPRQG from the coding sequence ATGACCCGCTCCATCCCCCAGAGCCTGCGCCGTCTGGGCGCCGGCACCGTGCTGCTGCTCGCAGCCCTGCAGGCCCAGGCCTCGCTCTACACCCTCAGCGGCAGCATTGACCGCACCTTCTCACCCATCAGCTCGGTGGACCACAAGCAGTACCTGAACAAGCCCCTGAGCGGCAGCTTCGAGCTCGACAGCTCCCGCGTCGACGCCAGCCTGGACGAACAGCTGCTGGCGCTGGATGCCTTCAGCTTCTCCCTGATTGGCCAGACCTTCTCCGGCGGCGCAGCGGATGGCTTCAGCGCCGTCTACAACTTCGGCGTGCTGGTGGGCCTGCGTGGCGAGGCCAACGGCTACCCCAAGTTCGAGCTGAGCGAGAACGACCCTCGCGATGGCGGTCGACGCTTCAGCCTCTTCGATGACGTGAAGTATTTGAGCGGCAGCTACCGCATCGAGAGCGGCAACACGCCCGTGTCCGAGCCCGCCAGCCTGGGCCTGGGCCTGGCCGCCCTGGGCGCCCTGGCCTGGTCGCGCCGCCAGCGCCGCGCCCTGCCGCGCCAGGGCTGA